In the genome of Impatiens glandulifera chromosome 6, dImpGla2.1, whole genome shotgun sequence, the window ATTGGCGCTATAATTCCTACAAGGTATCTagattaatgaataaatatgtgtatttttCTTTGTAtactattttgtttattatgttTACAATGGTTGATTAGTATAAAGAGAaagtttttgaattttgatgattAAGCTAATATGATTATGTATTATTTGGAAACACCTTATTGTCGTATTTATTGTACATGGATACAAATGAGATCATAAAGAGAAGTATTTCAAGAAATGATCATTGTCGTGCTATACAAGTGATCACTTAATTCCCTTTAACATGTCTTTTCGCTCGCAATTTTAGAATATGAATTGAGAATTACTCTTTGTGGGTTAGACAACATGAAGCAAGATTTGACGAGGTTGAGTCTGAATtcaatgtttatatttttctatgtCACAGAAAAAAGGTGGATGTGCTGGAGCGCTGaagaaaattgatgaaaaaacaGAGGACATGTTAGAGGCTAAACTCTAAAGTAAAGTAAATGTCTGTTTCATATTTGCTTTTAGATTCTTAGTGTATTGCTAATGCATACTGAAAAAtggaattttgaatttgaagatCATTTCAAGATCTACAACTTATCTTAGATTGGAGATTAATATATCTTCACATTgcaatctcaatttttttattttctgtttcTGAAATATTATTAGTTGTTGCTGCTGAAATTAGGGGTGTCTAAACTGATCATTTCTGTAAAAGGCACAAAAGTACCACACTAAAGGGGAAGATGTTTATCTTTCTATTTGCTATCCCATTAGAATCAAGAACCAATTTTTTCATTAGTTCTTTTTCTGGATGAGAATTTGGATTCTGATGTTAATACCCTCATAGTAATGCTTTTTGAAATGATACCCTAGTCAAGTTTGGGGCGGTTCCGATTGCTCCTCAATATAAAATCTCTTgatctcatttttataaaataaaagaaatcttCTTAGACAAGATGATTCACCAATATTTTCTTTAGATCTAGTATTATATATTGTAACTggtgtgaaaaaaaaaatcaagtatgCCTATCATCCAGTTTGAGTCAACTCGCCCTGCTAAGTTTCTTGATAGAGGATGAGTAACTCATTTGATTTAGTCCATTTACACTTATGATTTATGAAAACAATTTCCTCAAGCATAAGAAGTTCACTATACAACGAGTTCACATTCATCTTGAAGTTGGGTGCATAATCGGCATTTCAtttttgttctattttttagGCTCTTCATTTTAGTGGTCAATTAAAAAGAATTTGGAACCAATAAAATCTAAAAGGTCTAGGATTAGTAATTTATGTCCATCCGCAGCTTGCTTAGATTCCTATCTCCTGCGCATGCCAATGGTTTACATCCATATCTTATTCATGATTTTTCACTTTATCATTATGTTTTACATGCCAAATGGTAATTGTAATTGTGTCATTTCCATAGTAGATTATCCTCAAATTTCCACCTTTTATTTTCTAGACtgtattataataaaagtaaactTGTTTTCATATGCAAGTAAAAAATGACTagatctattattttttaatatccatatattttttactatatattttgttttacttttattctcACTTGTACTaaagttatctatatataaatttaattttcttgaaattatttatgGTAAATAACAAAGTGATTTAAAATTCTAAGGtatcattaattttagtttCTTGGTGTGAACCTTGAACAATCAATATCAATAATGAAGTGAACTGGGTGGCGACATTAGTTGATAGAGGAAATGATTTTAGTGAATATTGGTCGAAATTTGTTACAATGTGTTAAACTTGAAACTATAACTTAACTTTCTGAGTTCTTGATTCAAAAAACGTGTTCTTGATTGATGGGACCGAACATGGAATTCTTTTAATCAAGTGCAGCGGATATATGTGataagagaattcgaggttaaaatGATGTTATCTTAGTCCTCAAATGATGTTTtctctaatttgatttttatttctatttgatGAACTATATATTagttcataattttattcatatcttTAGGATTATCTCCTTTAGGATTATCTCTGTTTCTTTATTACATTTGAGAATAAatgtataacttttttttttctaatatatattagatatcttgtcttgaaataaaagaaaatacatataaaatgatgttacaaataaattaaataaatacaatattacaaagaacgaaatcactagaaaaaatgttgatttgaggtatgtgcttagcacatttctcTTACGACAGTTTCACCGTCTTCCCTTATGCTGGAGTTTATCACTAATGTCTGTCTcacagggtacaacgaatcaaGTAGTGATTTAGTACTGGAATCACTACGCAATGAACTAGACATTGTACCTGAATCGATCGTCGGGTTTCAAAAGAAATATGACGAGTTacaaactcgaagaacactcgacTAAGTGAAAAACTCAAAGAACACTAGAatgagtgaagaactcgaagaacaatCAAGAGAACAAAGAAAAAACCTTTTGAATTCTAGAAagataatgaaatgagtgaagaAGAGATATGAGATATATGAAGAGTTCCAACATGAGGGGATATTTATAGCCGAAAATTAAACCATCACATATTACAAACTTAACAcatttattgaattattgagattttaatcttaacacatttattaaattattgagaACTAAGTTTAAGTTTCTAAACTATTCAATTAGTATTTTGTTCAACCTTCTAATTTCTTTTTCGTGTATACAAGACATACactaaactatatttttattttgtcttattattaaaataaattattatttttgtatgtgATTTGTATTTGTAGATAATTGATGGGTAAAAAATAATGGCagataatatttcatatatcttTAAGTAATTGTGATTTTTAgtaaatttataatcttaatatttttattaataaaagatatacaaatcaatacaaaatatataaacaaatggGTGATTATTTCCatatatgttatttattatatgcggattaaattttatcaatttagaaaaataataataataataataattttattacaaaatccAAATATACATTTCatgatacaaaatatttttctttacttcTTTAACTTTGAGCAGTGAGAAACCCTTATAAAAACTTTGAGCCTGCAGTGAAACCTTAATTCCCTTTAATATGTCTCTTCCCTTGAATACTAGATTTTTGGGTGGGTTAGACAACTCTAACCAAGATTACAGGAGAGTTTGAGTCTGAAAAGGGGAGGGAAAAAGTTCCTTTTCTTTTTAGAAAAGGGCTTATTtgccatttttattaaaatcccaaCAAGGAAAGAAAAATCGAACCATTCTAGACAAACCCTAGAATTGAtacttataaaaacaaataaaacaatcCATAAACAATAAGTAATTGAAAATTACAACACACTTTTAAACATCTAAAAGCACCTTATACAAATCTAATTTTGTGACTTCCTCAAACTTGATTTCCCATTCCCAACATAACTCACAATTCCTTAGTGTGATTGGAATACGCCTCCACGTGTGAATTAGAGTGTGTCCGTCAAAGATAATATCATTCCAAACTTGTTGTTCAGTTCTTCTAGCTCTCTAAAAGACCCTAGAATTCCTCTCCGTCCATATTTGATATACAACCGCCCGAAATAGCCCTTCATGACTATTTTCAATCATTAAATCCTTTATTTGGTGCCAATATATAGGGAAATCCAGCATCCCCATAGCTTTAGCGAACCATCTCCACCTCATAGCAATAAACGGATGATCACCAAACAAATGATTTATAGATTTTTCACACAGCAaatgttagaattatcctaattagatcctaatttaatgtgtgagaaattaaaatctgaatgcggCGGAAACGTAccttaatttgatgaatcatgaatcttctctttcttagaCTTTGTATGGATTGAATGATTCTTTAATCTCTTTCCTTCCTTGaactttccttatatggaatggttcttccatttgatgagtacgtcaatagatttctctctcggttgatggggacgcaaatgAGAATTGACCATACTTTAAATGGGGatcattaccgttacatataactaacattaagttagttattatagttagattatttgtaattcatcccttcataaaattagaaataccacttaggtatcctcactttatatttatgacaaatacactcataaaccataaacttaatcacattagatcacattattttgtcttatattaaatatgatatttgaataattatttattataatagtgaccATAAAAATTCCAAAACAGCAAGTATTCGAAATTGACATATACTAATCTGATCCTTAGTTCAAAGATGGTTACGGAAAGAAATTCAAAGGATGATTTGATGACACGAGATGATCTTGGAGGACCACACCATAGGCGCCCACTCTACAATCGGCCCCTCTCTCGGATTAATCCCACACTTTGCTGGATTTTATTCTTCCATCCTCCTTAGATTCCCATGAATGCAAGTCAACACTATCGTGAAACTGGATACTATTAAGGTGCTCGAGTACTCGCCTCCCCTCTGGAATATGTCCTAGAAGTGAGTTCCAATTCTCGTCTCTAATTTTCTTGACCATGGCAGCCATGAAATCCTTTTAATTCGAACGCTTCGGAATTTCTCCTTGAGTATGATTGGTTGGTTTTCAAAACACGATTCATGCAAAAATAGCGTGCCTCGACCGTGCCCCAAACGAATGTCAAATAACGAAGCAACgttgtttttagttttaaaaaacagGTCAAATGTTAGAGGATAAAGTAAAGTAAAATGGTTgttttgagaatgaatttgctTGATTTTTGGGCTAATGGTGTATTTGCATACTAAAAagaattgaattttgaattagaaTAAGTTTTCAATGGGAATGGCAAATACCATTTCAAGATGTATAACTCATCTTAGACTGGAGACTATTATATCATGTGGtacattttcattttcacaTTGCACTTCTCAAATCTTTCTCCATTTCTGAAATATTACAAACTTACacacatttattaaattattgagattttaatattaacacatttattaaattattgagaACTAAGTTTACGTTTTTAAactattcaattaatattttttccaaccttctaatttcaattttcgTGTATATAGGactaaactatatttttaatttgtcttattattaaaatattattatttttgtatgtgATTTGTAGTTGTAAATAATTCATGTGTAACAACATTTGCagataatatttcatatatcttTTAagtaattgtgatttttttagtaaacatataatattaaaaaatattattaataaagatacaaatcaatacaaaatatataaacaaaagaGTGTAAAATTAAATGGATGATTATTTCcatatatgttatttaatatatgcgGATTGAATCAATTAAgcagaataataataataataataataattttattacaaaatcaataaaaaaatttctttaattcTTTAACTTTGAGCCTGCAATGAGAAACCCtaatacaaactttgagcctgaGAAACCCTAATACAAACTATAGCTGCTGCAGTGAGAAaccctaatttatttttctttcattgtcCGATCTGTGAAGATGTCGCTGTTGCCGGATGATATTTTATCTGACATTTTTTCTCGGTTGCCTGTTAAGAATTTACTCCGTTTTAGGTGCGTATCTAAATCCTGGCTTGCCCTAATCAGTAGCCCTGATTTCGTTAAATTGCATCTGAGCCGATCAGTTCAAACCAAGAACAACCTCCATATTTTTATGTGGAAAGACAATCTTTATCGGATGGATTTTGATCTCGACGAAGGCGTTCTTCAACCAGCGGTGGTCAATAACCTTCCTTTGAGTAGTTGTCCTGTGATGGCTTTGATTATGGAATTGTGCCATGGGAATTATGATTATGGAATTATGTTGTACGGGTCTTGTGATGGCTTACTCTGCATGTCAGATGCCAATTCCATTGACGATATCTTTATATGCAATCCATCAACTAGAAAGTCTAGAAAATTGCCTTATGCATCGGTTGATTTACCagatatatataacattttctaCGACTGTATTTATCATTTTGGTTACGATAACACCAACGATGATTACAAGGTTGTGAGACTTGCACTTcgtaaaaaaacttttaaaggAGACATCGAGGAATATGAGGTGAAGGTTTAtagtttgaaaacaaatttgtgGCATAGGTCAGAGAAGTTTTCTCACGGTCCGAAGATGGGGAGCTTTGGAGATTCAATAGCTGGTGGAGCTCTACACTGGATCTCATATGTGAAATCGGATACAGAAAAGAAAGGATTGATCGTTGCCTTTGATCTTGGGACAGAGAAATATAGAGTAATTCCACAACCAAAATATGATGGTCctcatttctttttatatttggaTAATTTAGGTGGACTCCTTTCGTTAAGTTGTCATTACGAGTCATCGGTTGTGGATGTATTTTTGCTGAAGGGATATGGTGGGGAAAATGAACATTGGTCTAAATTGATTACAATATCACCACCAAATCCTTTTGTATTTTTTCACACTGTGAAACCTATTACTTATTCAAAGTGTGATAAGAAAGTACTCTTGAACATTAATTCAGCCTTATTTGGTATAGTTTAGAACAACAGTCATTTGAGGAAGATAGGGTTCGTGGTATGGATAATTTAACTCAAGTACACACTTGCCTTGAAAGTCTCATCTCTGTCGATGTTCCACCAGCTGTGCGTATCTTATACTAAGAATCAtcgagaagaagaaaaaatgaatcTGTGAGTAACACTAGATTAATttgatttacaaaaataaaaaatgagtttcTCTTTAATCTCCAGATTTTGGGTTTTGCAGGAACAATTACTTATTAAAGGGTTCAAGTTGGCGCTATAATTCCTACAAGGTGTCTagattaatgattaaatatgtgTATTTATCTCTGTATACTATTTTGCTCATTATGTTTACAATGGTGGATTGGTATAAAGAGAaagtttttgaattttgataattaaGTTAATATGATTATGTATTATTTGGAAAAACTTTTTTGTCGTATTTATTGTACATGGATCCAAATGAGATCATAAAGAGGAGTATTTCAAGATATGATATTGTCGTGCTATACAAGTGATCACTTAATCCCTTTAATATGTCTTTTCACTCACAATTTTAGAATATGAATGGAGAATTACTCTTTGTGGGTTAGACAACATGAAGCAAGATTTGATGAGGGGTTGAGTCTGAATTcaatatttgtgtttttctaTGTCACAGAAAAGAGGTTGAAGTGCTGGAGCGCTGaagaaaaatgatgaagaaacaGATGAAATGTTAGTCTAAAGTAAGTAAATGGATGTTTAGTACTTGCTTTTAAATTCATGGTGTATTGCTAATGCATActgaaaatgattaatatatctTCACATTGCAATctcaattttcttattttctgtTTCTGAAATATTATTAGTTGTTGCTGCTGAAATTAGGGGTGTCTAAACTGAACATTTCTGTAAAAGGCACAAAATTACCACACTAAATGGGACGAtgtttctatttctatttgCTATCCCACTAGAATCAAGAACCATTTCTTACATTAGTTTGGCTAtgcctatttgaaaactttttctttttctggATGAGAATTTGGATTCTGATGTGGAGACCCTCATAGTAATGCTTTTTGAAATGATACCCTAGTCAAGTTTGGGGCAGTTCCGATTGCTCctcaatataaaatatcttgatctcatttttttcaaaaaaatcttcTTAGACAAGTTGATTAACCAATATTTTCTTTAGATCTAGTACTGTAACTGgtgtgaaaaaaaaatcaagtatgCCTATCACCCAGTTTGAGTCAACTCGACCTGCTAAGTTTCTTGATAGAGGATGAGTAACTCATTTGATTTAGTTAAGTTAATTATTGACCATTTACACTCatgatttatgaaatttttCATCAAGCATAAGAAGTTCACAATACAACGAGTTCACATTCATCTTGAAGTTGGGTGCATAATCGGCATTCCAattttgttctatttttttatgcTCTTCATTTTTGTGGTCAATTAAAAAGAATTTGGAACCTAGAAAATCTAAAAGCTCTATGATTAGTAATTTATGTCCCTCCGCTGGTTGCTTAAATTCCTATCTCGAGCGCATGCCAATGGGTTACATCCATATCTTATTCATGATTTTTCACTTTATCATTATGTTTTACATGCCAAATGGTAATTGTAATTGTATCATTTCCATAGTAGATTCTTGATGATATAGGGTGCATGGTTTCAATCAAATTGtatttgtttgtaaaataaaaatgtattttttttaaattaagatttgtTTCCTCAAGATGaccaaaaacttaatttttctagtgttgttagtaaaaatattatatatttatgataaaaaattaaggtaaaatattgtgtatttcaaataatcttaagTGTCTTCTCCATTTAAGGTGTATCTAAATTCTGGCTTGCCTTAATTCATAGCTCCTATTTGGTCTTCATAAGGTAATGTAGGAGTGTGATAACATTgccatcttcttcttcgtctaaggacaattatttatatacaaactGTGTAGTGAATTCTTAATAACTTTAGTCTCTAAGCTTAAGCTTAAGCTTAAGAGATCACAAATACTATATCTTtctatcttaattattttaagcaaATAATAATTATGCATGTTGCTATGTGTTTTGGACATGTGTagctcttatttatttatttgaacttcttcttctctttttattGTGGTTGGGTCTCTAGTAATCCATTACTgtacttgacctaataatataaatatatactactctcttggtgggaggcagacgtcaaattcctttgtggtgtttggagaCTAGAGAAAGGGTTGCCGCCTTTGgtgagatagtggtgcaacAGAATCGATAAACAAAAGGAACTGAGCCAAACTTCAATTGCATTCACACCCCACATTTATGGTAATAACAAAGTGATTTAAAACTCTAAGGtatcattaattttagttttttcttgTGAATCCAGAACAACCAATATCAATAATGAAGATGTTAGTGAAATATATTACCAATTCAAAAAGTGGTAAGAAAGTACTCTTGGAAGttgattttcatcttgtttGGTATAACTCAGAGCAAGAGTCATTTGAGGAAATTAGGGTTGATGATATAGATTGATTCTTTGAAGTTCTCACTTGCATGGAAAGTCTCGTTACCATCGATGTTGTAGCAGTTGTTATTGCAAGTAGCTGTAACCAATGCTAATGATAAGAAGAATCTTAATGAAAAAGAGGAAAATAATATATGAGTAGACTAGATacatttatgtt includes:
- the LOC124942978 gene encoding F-box protein CPR1-like codes for the protein MSLLPDDILSDIFSRLPVKNLLRFRCVSKSWLALISSPDFVKLHLSRSVQTKNNLHIFMWKDNLYRMDFDLDEGVLQPAVVNNLPLSSCPVMALIMELCHGNYDYGIMLYGSCDGLLCMSDANSIDDIFICNPSTRKSRKLPYASVDLPDIYNIFYDCIYHFGYDNTNDDYKVVRLALRKKTFKGDIEEYEVKVYSLKTNLWHRSEKFSHGPKMGSFGDSIAGGALHWISYVKSDTEKKGLIVAFDLGTEKYRVIPQPKYDGPHFFLYLDNLGGLLSLSCHYESSVVDVFLLKGYGGENEHWSKLITISPPNPFVFFHTVKPITYSKCDKKVLLNINSALFGIV